A stretch of Oscillospiraceae bacterium DNA encodes these proteins:
- a CDS encoding heparinase II/III family protein produces the protein MEFFKDIKYRVLPFEDYKPFLDLNKGPADIPAAKQKILIEQAQQIAGQSIPVLPLSLYREFSQNGNRSNFQNAYFPRRQRLFALALGEFCEGKGKYITEIIDLIWAVCEETSWVISAHNVAKDQTSLGKPIPDAFGDDIVAVDLFSAATAATLAWVMLLVGDRIDAEIPDIIRERIAYEVNRRIIKPYLTYTMRWITDFVNNWVPWIVSNVLSVTALMVKDLAVREAVVKRSLEFLDIFTATYNDDGGCDEGAGYWNAAGAAWFDALEQLYDMTGGDIDIFGHEFTRKVGEYIMNMNIGGRKYVTFADAHYQLHSFDLGIVYRYGKRVGSDRLKNFAAGYLDNETVITEGNLNFFPHRIVKNFVQHVEPRVDYIPPKTANYDGMQVGVMRSAKLYTAFKGGHNNESHNHNDVGSFIVYFDEEPFLIDPGVGTYTRDTFNENRYKIWTMQSSWHNLPEIGGHMQHNGAEYKADKFTFDEEQMTASVSYKTAYEQGTGVKTCTREWSLIGDILIVKDHITCEKPTEVCWNFVLRDKPELIENGFKLNGHKLTADSPVKVELDRQELTDEALKKDWVRDCLYRVRITPEINTEYSIRFQIN, from the coding sequence ATGGAATTTTTTAAGGATATCAAATATCGGGTGCTGCCTTTTGAGGACTATAAGCCGTTTTTGGATTTAAACAAAGGCCCTGCCGATATTCCCGCGGCGAAACAAAAAATCCTGATCGAGCAGGCGCAGCAGATTGCAGGGCAGAGCATTCCGGTTTTGCCGCTCTCGCTGTATCGGGAATTTTCTCAAAACGGCAACCGTTCCAATTTCCAAAACGCCTATTTCCCGCGTCGGCAGCGGCTGTTCGCGCTTGCGCTCGGGGAATTTTGTGAGGGAAAAGGCAAGTACATCACCGAGATCATCGATTTGATCTGGGCCGTCTGCGAAGAAACCAGCTGGGTTATCTCGGCACATAACGTGGCAAAAGATCAGACATCTCTGGGAAAACCGATCCCGGATGCGTTCGGCGACGATATTGTGGCTGTCGATCTGTTCAGCGCGGCCACCGCCGCAACACTGGCGTGGGTGATGCTTTTGGTCGGAGACCGCATCGATGCGGAGATACCGGATATCATTCGGGAGCGGATCGCGTATGAAGTCAATCGGCGCATCATCAAGCCGTACCTGACTTATACGATGCGCTGGATCACTGATTTTGTGAATAACTGGGTTCCTTGGATCGTTTCGAATGTGCTGTCGGTGACGGCGCTGATGGTCAAAGACCTTGCGGTGCGCGAGGCCGTGGTCAAACGCTCGTTGGAGTTTCTCGATATTTTCACCGCGACTTATAACGACGACGGCGGCTGCGACGAAGGCGCGGGCTATTGGAACGCGGCGGGTGCGGCTTGGTTTGATGCGCTCGAACAGCTCTATGATATGACCGGCGGCGATATCGATATTTTCGGACATGAGTTCACCCGTAAAGTCGGCGAGTATATCATGAATATGAACATCGGCGGCAGGAAGTATGTGACGTTTGCCGATGCACATTACCAGCTGCATTCGTTCGATCTCGGGATTGTCTATCGTTACGGGAAACGCGTCGGCAGCGATCGGCTGAAAAATTTCGCCGCTGGGTATCTCGACAACGAGACCGTGATCACCGAGGGAAATTTAAACTTTTTCCCGCACCGGATTGTTAAAAACTTCGTTCAGCACGTCGAACCGCGCGTTGATTACATCCCGCCGAAAACCGCCAACTACGACGGCATGCAGGTCGGCGTGATGCGCAGCGCAAAACTCTATACCGCATTCAAGGGTGGGCATAACAACGAGAGCCACAATCACAATGACGTAGGCAGCTTCATTGTCTATTTCGACGAGGAGCCGTTTTTGATCGATCCCGGCGTCGGCACCTATACCCGCGACACGTTCAACGAAAACCGCTATAAAATCTGGACGATGCAGTCCAGCTGGCATAACCTCCCCGAGATCGGCGGGCATATGCAGCACAACGGCGCGGAATATAAAGCCGACAAATTCACGTTTGACGAAGAGCAAATGACCGCATCCGTCAGTTATAAAACCGCGTATGAACAGGGTACGGGCGTTAAAACCTGTACCCGCGAATGGTCGCTTATCGGGGATATTCTGATTGTGAAAGACCATATCACTTGTGAAAAGCCGACCGAGGTCTGCTGGAACTTTGTGCTGCGCGACAAACCCGAATTGATTGAAAACGGCTTTAAATTAAACGGACACAAACTGACAGCCGACAGCCCGGTAAAAGTCGAACTCGACCGGCAGGAATTGACCGACGAGGCGTTAAAAAAGGACTGGGTGCGCGATTGTCTGTATCGTGTGCGAATCACGCCGGAGATCAATACCGAATATTCAATTCGCTTTCAAATCAACTGA
- a CDS encoding heparinase II/III family protein, whose product MRFFDDVKYRVLPFQEVKIFSDIQKNPGDIPEWMHQTYIKRAEELTSDVIPVLPASIYCDYYNNGNRTRYQDLSAQRRNRLANLAMAEYIEKKGRFLNEIIDLIWATCEETTWVMPAHNVSKDFSFRTKPLLDQFGDDIVFVDLGSVAIASALSWVWHLLGDRIEKEIPDIIHDRLMFELNRRIIKPYLKYEMRWITHFVNNWDPYIVSHMLTITALMVKDQPTREALVRRSMDFLDIFTETYHDDGGCDEGPGYWGMAGASWFDSLELLYDLTGGDIDFFDNDFCRRVGEYLMHVSVDGKYFVNFADASVKIKANYAFIHHFGSRVHSQALQDFAAKYIDNRLLLGSPTSLTYRNIRTLVSGDIAQKNDYTPPKTHYFDGLQVAVMRGDTVYTAIKGGHNDESHNHNDIGNFVVYFENKPWMIDAGVDTYTAATFDPKRRYGHWFMQSGWHNVPQIGGHSQHQGREYKADSFSFDDNTMTAKVSYAGAYEAGTDVKTCTREFGLHGNKITIRDHIACSEPNEVCWVFMVPDKPEIIENGFALDGHKLTVNCPAGISIEAAPALGDGLLSNSWEREYLYRVKITPEKKAEYSVSFEIE is encoded by the coding sequence ATGAGATTTTTCGACGATGTAAAATACCGTGTATTGCCCTTTCAAGAGGTAAAGATTTTTTCGGATATCCAAAAGAACCCGGGGGATATTCCCGAATGGATGCATCAAACGTACATCAAACGGGCGGAGGAATTGACTTCGGATGTGATCCCCGTTTTGCCCGCTTCAATATACTGCGATTATTACAACAACGGCAATCGGACGAGATATCAAGACCTCAGTGCGCAGCGCCGCAACCGGCTTGCCAATCTGGCGATGGCGGAGTATATCGAGAAAAAAGGCCGATTTTTAAACGAAATTATCGATTTGATTTGGGCGACCTGTGAAGAGACCACATGGGTCATGCCGGCGCACAATGTCTCAAAAGATTTTTCGTTCCGAACCAAGCCGCTTTTGGATCAGTTCGGCGACGACATTGTTTTTGTCGATTTGGGCAGCGTCGCGATCGCTTCGGCGCTTTCGTGGGTCTGGCACCTGTTGGGAGACAGAATTGAAAAGGAAATCCCGGATATCATCCATGACCGGCTGATGTTCGAACTCAACCGCAGAATCATCAAACCCTATTTGAAATATGAAATGCGCTGGATCACCCATTTCGTCAACAATTGGGATCCGTATATCGTCTCGCATATGCTCACGATCACCGCGCTCATGGTCAAAGATCAGCCGACGCGCGAGGCATTGGTTCGGCGCTCGATGGATTTTCTCGACATTTTCACCGAGACCTATCACGACGACGGCGGCTGCGACGAGGGTCCGGGATATTGGGGCATGGCAGGCGCGTCATGGTTTGACTCACTGGAGCTTTTATATGACTTAACAGGTGGAGATATCGACTTTTTTGACAATGACTTTTGCCGCAGAGTCGGGGAATATCTCATGCATGTCAGCGTAGACGGAAAATATTTTGTCAACTTTGCCGACGCATCCGTGAAAATCAAAGCGAATTATGCCTTTATCCATCATTTCGGCAGCCGCGTACACAGTCAGGCCCTGCAGGATTTTGCGGCAAAGTATATCGATAACCGGCTCTTGCTGGGATCTCCCACGTCGCTGACGTATCGAAACATCAGAACGCTGGTTTCGGGCGATATTGCACAAAAGAACGATTACACCCCGCCGAAAACGCATTATTTCGACGGTCTTCAGGTTGCGGTCATGCGCGGCGATACGGTGTATACCGCCATCAAAGGCGGCCATAACGACGAGAGCCATAACCACAACGATATCGGTAACTTTGTGGTTTATTTCGAGAATAAACCGTGGATGATCGACGCGGGTGTGGACACCTACACCGCTGCGACGTTTGACCCGAAACGGCGCTATGGCCACTGGTTTATGCAGTCGGGGTGGCATAACGTGCCGCAGATCGGCGGGCATTCCCAGCATCAGGGCAGGGAATACAAAGCCGATTCTTTCAGTTTCGACGACAACACCATGACCGCAAAAGTGAGCTATGCCGGTGCCTACGAAGCGGGTACGGATGTCAAAACCTGCACCCGCGAATTCGGTCTGCATGGGAACAAAATCACGATACGCGATCACATTGCCTGTTCCGAACCGAATGAGGTTTGCTGGGTTTTCATGGTACCGGATAAACCGGAAATTATTGAAAACGGATTTGCTTTGGACGGCCATAAACTCACCGTTAATTGTCCCGCCGGAATCAGCATCGAAGCCGCGCCCGCTTTAGGTGACGGACTTTTGAGCAACTCCTGGGAGCGTGAATACCTTTACCGTGTCAAAATCACACCGGAGAAGAAGGCCGAATATTCGGTTTCGTTTGAAATTGAATAG
- a CDS encoding glycosyltransferase yields the protein MRIGEFTDSFLPIADGVGRVVLGYAQTLGSKGHDCYVITPMGDTGCRGKYPFEIVDFSGMPLPQMPQYRAGMPLLDQHYHNRMDMIEFDIVHVHSPFTAGQEGLRIAKKQSVPLVGTFHSKYYDDFLQVTKQEVIADVGVKYVVAFYEKCDEVWAVSEASAETLKSYGYSRDVIVMPNGTDVRKPVLSEKEKALQQYSPHGDPILLFVGQLNWKKNILHILEAAASLKKSGLKFRLVLAGQGPHRSEIEKKCKELEIDDLTILPGHILDTAKLDGLYQAASLFVFPSIYDNAPMVIREAAAMGTASLVTRGSSSAENIVENENGLLSVDNSMALARTIEDALKNPKKLAELGKNAQKTIPVSWDELLDTVLERYQRLIGLYL from the coding sequence ATGCGTATCGGTGAATTTACCGATTCCTTTTTGCCGATTGCGGACGGCGTCGGCAGAGTCGTGCTGGGTTATGCCCAGACTCTGGGCAGCAAAGGACATGACTGCTATGTGATTACACCCATGGGCGACACCGGCTGCCGTGGGAAATATCCGTTTGAAATCGTCGATTTTTCAGGAATGCCACTGCCCCAAATGCCGCAGTATCGCGCAGGCATGCCGCTGCTCGACCAGCATTACCATAACCGCATGGATATGATTGAGTTCGATATCGTCCATGTCCACAGTCCCTTCACCGCCGGGCAGGAGGGTCTGCGCATAGCCAAAAAACAGAGCGTTCCGCTGGTCGGCACCTTCCACTCCAAATACTATGACGACTTTCTGCAGGTCACCAAGCAAGAGGTTATCGCCGACGTCGGCGTTAAATACGTCGTGGCTTTTTACGAAAAGTGCGACGAGGTCTGGGCGGTCAGTGAAGCCAGTGCCGAAACGCTCAAAAGTTACGGCTATTCCCGCGACGTGATTGTCATGCCCAACGGCACCGATGTGCGCAAACCCGTTCTAAGTGAGAAAGAAAAGGCGCTGCAGCAGTATTCCCCCCACGGCGATCCGATTTTACTGTTCGTCGGTCAACTCAACTGGAAAAAGAACATTCTGCACATTCTCGAGGCGGCTGCTTCGCTCAAAAAGAGCGGCCTAAAATTCCGACTTGTATTGGCCGGACAGGGTCCGCACCGCAGCGAAATCGAGAAAAAGTGCAAAGAACTTGAAATTGACGATCTCACGATACTGCCGGGTCATATCCTGGATACAGCCAAGCTGGACGGCTTATATCAAGCGGCATCGCTGTTTGTGTTCCCGTCGATTTACGACAATGCGCCGATGGTCATTCGGGAGGCGGCCGCGATGGGCACGGCTTCGCTCGTGACCCGGGGATCCAGCAGCGCCGAAAACATCGTCGAAAACGAAAACGGACTGCTCTCCGTTGACAACTCAATGGCGTTGGCACGAACCATTGAGGATGCACTGAAAAATCCGAAAAAGCTGGCGGAACTCGGCAAAAACGCCCAAAAGACCATCCCGGTCTCCTGGGATGAATTGCTCGACACCGTTTTGGAGCGTTATCAGCGATTGATCGGATTGTATTTATAA
- a CDS encoding LytTR family DNA-binding domain-containing protein, whose product MKIAIVDDDKKQIEYLSASVSDWAKGVGEVIQLCAFESAEAFLFAYSEDRGFDILLLDVEMGKMDGVTLAKEIRKENRTVQIVFVTGYYEYIGDGYEVSALHYLLKPATPEKLFPVLNRAVENLRYRQKALVANSGGQTVRVPLADIVYLEAALNYVEIHSAEGVFRVKSTLAGIEKELDETFFKCGRSFIAGLRYVRKVTKTAVFLTEKPGAPLVEIPLARNLYDELNRALMSRL is encoded by the coding sequence ATGAAAATTGCGATTGTGGACGACGACAAGAAACAGATCGAATATCTCTCGGCGTCGGTGAGCGATTGGGCAAAAGGCGTCGGAGAGGTGATACAGCTTTGCGCTTTCGAGAGCGCGGAGGCGTTTTTGTTCGCCTATTCCGAGGACAGGGGTTTTGATATTTTGCTGCTCGACGTCGAGATGGGCAAGATGGACGGCGTGACGCTGGCAAAAGAAATTCGAAAAGAAAACCGCACTGTCCAGATCGTATTTGTCACGGGGTATTACGAATACATCGGCGACGGCTATGAGGTTTCGGCGCTACACTATCTGCTCAAACCGGCGACGCCCGAAAAGCTCTTTCCCGTTTTGAACCGTGCGGTGGAGAATCTGCGTTACCGGCAGAAAGCGCTGGTTGCAAACAGCGGCGGCCAGACCGTGCGGGTTCCGCTTGCCGACATCGTCTATCTCGAAGCCGCGCTGAACTATGTCGAAATCCATTCCGCTGAGGGTGTATTCCGTGTAAAGTCCACGCTCGCGGGGATCGAAAAGGAACTCGACGAGACCTTTTTCAAATGCGGGCGCTCGTTTATCGCGGGATTACGGTATGTGCGAAAAGTTACGAAAACCGCTGTGTTTTTAACGGAGAAACCCGGCGCGCCGCTCGTCGAAATTCCGCTGGCGCGAAACCTGTACGACGAACTCAACCGCGCGCTGATGAGCCGGCTGTGA
- a CDS encoding GHKL domain-containing protein, translating to MLFQKWIDKRIAAYQNGLVKQYYAEVENMYRTMRGWRHDYRHHIQTLKAHMSRNEYDDVNQYLDMLDDDLTNVETVLKTGNRMTDAILNSKLSLAKNQKITVKADAAVPVNLSVNELDLSVILGNLLDNAIEACSQLPEEKRLIRIYITMKGSYLYLSVSNTAAGKKKAKLADRFLTSKGAGHGFGLSRVDTIVKKYGGYITRASEDEAFSTEVLLPAQV from the coding sequence ATGCTGTTTCAAAAGTGGATTGACAAACGCATTGCCGCCTACCAAAACGGGCTGGTGAAGCAATATTACGCCGAGGTCGAGAATATGTACCGCACCATGCGCGGCTGGCGGCACGACTACCGCCACCACATTCAAACGTTGAAGGCCCACATGAGCCGAAACGAATATGATGATGTCAATCAGTATCTCGATATGCTCGACGACGATCTGACCAACGTCGAGACCGTGCTGAAGACCGGCAACCGCATGACCGACGCGATTTTGAACAGCAAACTCTCGCTGGCGAAGAATCAAAAAATCACGGTCAAAGCCGATGCCGCCGTGCCGGTCAATCTGTCGGTCAACGAACTGGATCTGAGTGTGATTTTGGGGAATCTACTCGACAACGCCATCGAGGCCTGTTCGCAGCTGCCGGAAGAGAAGCGGCTGATCCGTATTTATATCACGATGAAGGGGAGTTATCTCTATCTGTCGGTCTCCAATACCGCCGCCGGAAAGAAAAAGGCAAAACTTGCCGACCGGTTTCTGACCTCAAAGGGCGCTGGGCACGGTTTCGGGCTCTCGCGCGTCGATACGATCGTGAAAAAGTACGGGGGTTATATCACCCGCGCCAGCGAAGACGAGGCTTTTTCGACGGAAGTGCTTTTGCCTGCGCAAGTGTAA
- a CDS encoding glycoside hydrolase family 2 TIM barrel-domain containing protein, with the protein MQTVSLNGKWTLLWNKEKDFDLSAPKNSCPAAVPGNAELDLAAAGFLPTDLYFGMNITALKELEDCTFCYTKNFDHPGFKGSAILHFSGVDCLAEYYLNGEKFGESDNSFIEYEFDITGLLKPHNTLAVVLHSPILAAYQETPDAFMTRNTVPLNHDSVFVRKPPHEFGWDIMPRAVTFGLYKDVYLYEKPAFSVTEVAFDVLKLTADAAELDFSVMTDLGFEQIKSGSRVEITGTCGESKFTVTEKLYYKDALVRVKIPSPKVWWPRDYGDQNLYGVTVTIFVGNEIVASETLKIGIRTVELVRTEVTDGQNGKFEFLINGRRIICKGTNWVPLDAFHSQDKDRYEKALDLLYDIGCNMVRCWGGNLYPEDCFFDFCDEHGILIWQDFAMACHAYPQGEKFCKTLSEEAAFIIKKFRNHPSLVLWAGDNEVDAILYQNHTLPSLNILTRKVLPEAVKLNDYNRPYLPSSPYICDELAEAQRDDLLPEFHLWGPRDYFKSSFYTTAKAHFFSETGYHGCPGKKSLEKFISPEKLWPYTNNSEWNLHSSDQRDNDYRVLLMEKQIRQLFGEVPDNLDDYTFASQVSQAEAKKFFIENVRTQKPVKTGILWWNLLDGWPQMSDAVVDWYFEKKLAYDYIKRSQAPFCVMIGAMENWHLPVIAVNDTLKPLSGEVRVCGENGKPLFEREFALPADGYSVLERIPAMYSDKALFLIEWRTENGRGSNHFVTGAPPLSLNQYKDWYEKITAFSSLK; encoded by the coding sequence ATGCAGACGGTCTCGCTCAACGGAAAATGGACGCTTCTCTGGAACAAAGAAAAGGATTTCGACCTCTCCGCGCCGAAAAACTCCTGCCCGGCGGCGGTGCCCGGCAATGCCGAACTCGATCTCGCGGCGGCGGGATTTCTGCCGACAGACCTCTATTTCGGCATGAACATCACCGCGCTCAAAGAACTCGAGGACTGCACTTTTTGTTATACGAAAAACTTTGATCATCCCGGGTTCAAAGGGTCGGCGATTCTGCACTTCTCCGGTGTGGACTGTTTGGCGGAATATTATCTGAACGGTGAAAAATTCGGCGAGAGCGACAACTCGTTTATCGAATATGAATTTGATATCACCGGTTTGCTGAAACCGCACAACACGCTTGCAGTCGTGCTGCACAGCCCGATTTTAGCTGCTTATCAAGAGACCCCCGATGCATTTATGACCCGCAACACCGTCCCGCTCAACCACGATTCGGTGTTTGTGCGCAAGCCGCCGCACGAGTTCGGCTGGGATATCATGCCGCGCGCGGTGACGTTTGGCTTGTATAAAGACGTCTATCTGTACGAAAAACCCGCATTCTCGGTCACCGAAGTCGCTTTCGACGTCTTAAAGCTGACCGCCGACGCCGCCGAACTCGATTTCTCGGTGATGACCGACCTCGGCTTTGAACAGATCAAATCCGGTTCACGCGTTGAAATCACCGGCACCTGCGGTGAGAGCAAATTTACCGTGACCGAAAAGTTGTATTATAAAGATGCGCTTGTCCGCGTGAAAATACCTTCGCCGAAAGTGTGGTGGCCGCGTGATTACGGCGACCAAAACCTCTACGGCGTAACCGTAACCATTTTCGTCGGCAATGAAATTGTTGCCTCCGAAACGCTCAAGATCGGCATCCGGACCGTGGAACTTGTCCGCACCGAAGTCACCGACGGGCAAAACGGCAAGTTCGAGTTTCTCATTAACGGACGGCGCATTATCTGCAAGGGTACCAACTGGGTGCCGCTTGACGCATTCCACAGCCAAGATAAAGATCGTTATGAAAAAGCGCTTGACCTGCTTTACGACATCGGGTGCAACATGGTGCGCTGTTGGGGCGGAAACCTCTATCCCGAGGACTGTTTCTTCGATTTCTGCGACGAACACGGGATTCTGATCTGGCAGGATTTCGCAATGGCCTGCCACGCCTACCCGCAGGGCGAAAAATTCTGCAAAACCCTCTCCGAAGAGGCCGCTTTTATCATCAAAAAGTTCCGCAACCACCCGTCGCTGGTGCTTTGGGCGGGCGACAACGAGGTCGATGCGATTTTATATCAAAACCACACCCTACCCTCGCTGAACATCCTGACCCGAAAGGTGCTGCCCGAGGCCGTCAAGCTGAACGATTACAACCGTCCCTACCTGCCCAGTTCGCCCTATATCTGCGATGAACTGGCTGAAGCGCAGCGCGATGACCTCTTGCCCGAATTCCACCTCTGGGGTCCGCGCGACTATTTCAAGAGCAGTTTCTACACCACCGCCAAAGCGCATTTTTTCAGCGAAACCGGCTATCACGGCTGTCCGGGCAAAAAATCGCTCGAAAAATTCATCTCGCCCGAAAAGTTGTGGCCGTATACAAACAACAGCGAGTGGAATTTACATTCGTCCGATCAGCGCGACAACGACTACCGCGTGCTGCTGATGGAAAAGCAGATCCGGCAGCTCTTCGGCGAAGTGCCGGATAACCTCGACGACTACACCTTTGCCTCGCAGGTTTCGCAGGCCGAGGCCAAGAAGTTTTTTATTGAGAACGTCCGCACCCAAAAACCGGTCAAAACCGGCATTCTGTGGTGGAACCTGCTCGATGGATGGCCCCAGATGTCCGACGCCGTGGTCGACTGGTATTTTGAAAAAAAGCTGGCTTACGATTACATCAAGCGTTCACAGGCACCGTTTTGCGTCATGATCGGCGCGATGGAAAACTGGCATCTGCCGGTCATTGCGGTCAACGATACCCTCAAACCGCTCTCCGGCGAAGTGAGGGTCTGCGGCGAAAACGGCAAACCGCTGTTTGAACGAGAATTTGCGCTTCCCGCCGACGGATATTCGGTGCTTGAACGCATTCCGGCGATGTACAGCGACAAAGCATTGTTTTTGATCGAATGGCGTACCGAAAACGGACGCGGCTCCAATCACTTTGTCACAGGAGCGCCGCCGCTGTCATTGAATCAATACAAGGATTGGTATGAAAAGATCACCGCTTTTTCAAGTTTGAAATAA
- a CDS encoding ABC transporter ATP-binding protein, with the protein MSEKAEKKKKEQKTKPKYNMFQNAGYLLGNAAKVNPIVLWLMAAFIIADLGYSTAGLFLPKCVIAGLEQRQTAGQLLIIIGLFTAAIVIVKALNAWASTYFFNEVVACRSNLSKKDVLKALRTSYENIENPDFRLKFGKAEQATCANGQGTEAGYRTMYRLAISLGGFVIFLLVLTKVSPIILSVVALTTVVSLIVRKKTDDWKYAHEDDFRKNREKLWYICTIGSEYQVAKDIRIFGAARWLREIMRDFEKICLDWEQRCNWRELAADGVNCLMSLLREGLAYGWLIYIALTKGMAVSEFVLVFAAISGFANYFSGIMSGFEKLHRDMLDVDHVRVFLEYPEKFNFGSGAELKNTLDGKYEFELRNVTYRYPQAKEDTIKNLSLTIRAGEKLALVGLNGAGKTTLVKLLCGLYDPTEGEVLLNGINVKDFNRNEYYALFCAVFQEFSIMPLSVLQNITQSLDNIDETRARECLKLANLEKKIDSLPHGWNSLLYKTVHEDAVELSGGETQRLMLARALYKNAPVVVLDEPTAALDPIAESDIYQKYNDLTAGRTSLFISHRLASTRFCDRIVFLENGVIAETGTHDELIQKGKKYAELFGIQSRYYKENLEAVEVMI; encoded by the coding sequence TTGAGCGAAAAAGCGGAAAAAAAGAAAAAAGAACAGAAAACAAAACCGAAGTACAATATGTTTCAAAACGCCGGGTATCTGTTAGGGAATGCGGCAAAAGTGAACCCGATTGTTTTATGGCTGATGGCGGCGTTTATTATTGCCGACCTCGGTTATTCGACCGCCGGATTATTCTTGCCCAAATGTGTCATCGCGGGGCTGGAACAACGCCAAACGGCCGGGCAGTTATTGATTATCATCGGGTTATTCACGGCTGCCATCGTGATCGTAAAGGCTCTGAACGCATGGGCCTCGACATATTTTTTCAACGAGGTCGTTGCCTGCCGGTCGAATCTGAGCAAAAAAGACGTGTTAAAAGCATTGCGGACAAGCTATGAAAATATCGAAAATCCGGATTTCCGCTTAAAATTCGGCAAGGCGGAGCAGGCGACATGTGCAAACGGGCAAGGCACCGAAGCGGGTTACAGAACGATGTATCGCCTGGCCATCTCTCTCGGCGGATTTGTGATCTTTTTATTGGTATTGACCAAAGTCAGTCCGATCATACTGTCTGTTGTCGCATTGACCACCGTAGTGAGCCTGATCGTACGTAAAAAGACCGATGACTGGAAGTATGCCCATGAAGACGACTTCAGGAAAAACCGGGAAAAACTGTGGTATATCTGCACGATCGGCAGTGAGTATCAGGTTGCTAAAGATATACGCATCTTCGGCGCGGCTCGGTGGCTCAGGGAAATTATGCGCGATTTCGAAAAAATCTGCCTCGACTGGGAACAGCGCTGCAATTGGAGGGAGCTTGCCGCCGACGGGGTCAACTGCCTGATGTCGCTGCTGCGCGAAGGCCTTGCCTACGGGTGGCTGATCTATATCGCGTTGACCAAAGGGATGGCGGTCTCCGAGTTTGTGTTGGTTTTCGCGGCAATCAGCGGCTTTGCGAATTATTTTTCGGGGATCATGAGCGGGTTCGAAAAGCTGCATCGGGATATGCTTGACGTCGATCATGTCCGGGTATTTCTCGAATACCCCGAGAAATTCAATTTCGGCAGTGGCGCGGAGTTGAAGAACACACTCGACGGGAAATACGAATTCGAACTGCGCAATGTCACTTACCGTTATCCCCAAGCCAAGGAGGATACAATTAAAAATCTCTCGCTGACAATCAGAGCCGGAGAGAAATTGGCGTTGGTCGGATTGAACGGTGCGGGCAAGACCACGCTGGTCAAGCTGCTTTGCGGGCTTTATGACCCGACCGAGGGTGAGGTTTTACTCAACGGTATCAATGTGAAGGACTTTAACCGCAACGAGTATTACGCGCTGTTTTGCGCGGTGTTTCAGGAGTTTTCGATTATGCCGCTGTCGGTGCTGCAAAATATCACACAGTCGCTGGACAACATCGACGAGACAAGGGCGCGGGAATGCTTAAAACTAGCCAATCTCGAAAAAAAGATTGATTCACTGCCCCACGGATGGAATTCGCTGCTTTATAAAACCGTGCACGAGGATGCGGTGGAGCTCTCCGGCGGGGAGACCCAGCGCCTGATGTTGGCACGGGCGCTTTATAAAAACGCACCGGTTGTGGTATTGGACGAACCGACTGCGGCTCTCGACCCGATCGCCGAGAGCGACATCTATCAAAAATACAACGACCTGACCGCCGGCAGGACTTCGCTGTTTATCTCGCACCGTCTGGCTTCGACCCGCTTTTGTGATCGGATTGTCTTTTTGGAAAACGGCGTGATTGCCGAGACGGGAACACATGATGAATTAATTCAAAAGGGAAAGAAATACGCTGAGTTATTCGGCATCCAGAGCCGGTATTACAAAGAAAATCTCGAAGCGGTTGAGGTAATGATATGA